The sequence ACAAAAGCATATGCGGTAAGCGGCGGTGAAAGACGAAGGGTTGAAGTAGCCAGAGCCCTTGCAACAAACCCTAAATTTTTACTATTAGACGAACCTTTTTCTGGTATTGATCCTTTAATGGTTGAACAGTTAAAAAAAATGATATTTGATCTCAAAGAAAGAGGTTTAGGAATAATTATTACAGACCACAATGTAAGGGAAACGCTTGATATAGTAAATAAAGCATACATATTATATGATGGAAAGGTTATAAAAGAAGGTTCTAAAATGGATATTGTAAATGATGAGCGGTTAGCTAAAATATATTTAGGCGAAACATTTAAACTATAAACTATGGTAGAGCTAAGGCATGAATTAAATATAAATTTAGGTCTTATTCTTACTCACCAACTTGATTTATCGCTTAAAATTTTAAGTGCAAGTCTGATAGAGTTACAGGAACAAATTGATGAAATAGTGTTGCAAAATCCATTAATTGATATAGATAAAAATTATACAATTGCGCCCAATAATTACTTTGAAAGCAAATTTAAAGAATTAGAGCAAAGCTACAAGGTTAAGTTTGAAAGTGAAGAAGAATACGATGAGTTAGACTTTATTGAACAAGAAACTACATTTGAACAAAAATTATTGCAAGATCTAATATTATCCTATGATTTAAACCAAAAAGAAATAAAAATTGCTGAACAAATAATAAATAGTATAGATGAAAAAGGCTATCTTTTAGATTATGATCTAGATGAAGATTCTAAGCGTATAAGAAAATTAATAATGAACCTAGAACCATTTGGCATTGCAACAAAAAATACAAAAGAATTTTTTCATTTGCAAAACGAATTTTTTTATAAAAACGAACCATTTTTTAATAAACTAAAAGAATTTTTAGACACAATTTTTACGTTTGGTCTTGATATAAAAAAACTTCAAAAAATAAATTTAAGCAATAACCAGGTTCATTTTTTTTTAGAAAAAATAAAAGCCTTTAGGCCTTATCCTTTATACGGCTATATAAAGTCAAGTCAGGAAGATTTTTTATATTACGATATAGAAATAAAGCAAATTGGCAACGAATTTATACCTATTGTTAATGATGAGTTTTCAAATAAATTAATAGTGAACGAAACACTTATAAAACAAATTAAAGATGAAGATTTTCTAAAAGAAAAACTCAAAGAAATTAAAGTTCTACATGATGCAATAAATATGCGTCATCAAACATTACTAAAAATTGCCAACATTGTTATACAAAAGCAAAGACTTTTCTTTGAAAAAGGTTTACTCCAGCCACTATCTATGTCTAGCGTAGCCATACTTATTGGCTATAGTGTTTCTACTATAAGCCGTGCACTTTCAAACAAATATATTTTATTTAAATCAAAAATTTACCCTTTTAAAATCTTTTTTTCCAATGAATCAAAAGAAGGCATATCAAAACATAGAATATTAGAAATAATAAAAACTGCTATTGCTCAAGAAGATGCTTCAAATCCACTTGACGATGAATCTTTAAGGCAAATATTGATAAAACACAATATAAATGTAACAAGACGTGCAGTCGTCAAATATAGACAAGAACTTAAAATCCCAAAGGCAAAAGATAGAAAAAGTGAGTTTATTTAATAATGTCTAAAAAACACAAAAATAAAAAAATTTATATAAAAGGTCTATTTAAAATAGAAAAAACATATTACTCAATAATTACAGACAAAAATACTTACAGTATTGAAAAAGAATTTTTTGATTTTTCAGATAAATTTGCTCAAGATAGTGATGAAGTTGAAGCACTTTTTATTTGGGCAAAACATCCAAAAGCAAAATTGTTAAATGTTGCAAAAAGGTACAATAAATATGTAGTTGGTTATATAAAAAAAATAAATTCTAATTATTTTTTTGAACCTTTAAAAACAAAATTTCTTATTAAACTCTCGGGAAAAGCTGAGGAAGGTAAGCTTGTTAAAGCTAGAATTATACAGCAAAAAAATACTGAGTTTGCAGAAATTGTTGAAGTCTACTCTAATTCATCTTTAGATGACGAATTAATTGTAATAGACAAATATAGCTTGCCAACAGAATTTAGCCCGGAAGTTGAAAAAGAACTTCAATCTATAAATGAACCAAACGAGGAAGATTTTATTGGAAGAAGTGATTTTAGAAACTTAAGAACCATAACTATTGATGGTGCTGATGCTAAAGATTTTGATGATGCAATTGATGTGGAGTTTTTAAAAAACGGTTACAGATTATATGTGCATATTGCTGATGTAAGTTATTATGTTAAAGATAACAGCGCAATTGAAAAAAGCGCTTTTGAACGAGGCTTCAGTGTCTATTTTCCTCAAAATAACATACCAATGCTTCCAAGAAAACTTTCTGACGATATTTGCTCACTTGTACCGGATAAAGACAGACTTGCTTTCACAGTTATTATAGATTTTGATAAAAAAGGCAATCGAAAATCTTTTAATTTTACAAAAAGCATCATAAGAAACAAAAATCGTCTTACATATGACTTTGTTGAAAATTGTTTGAAAGGTTTGGCAGATTGCGAAGAAAATCTAAAGTCTTATTTACAAAAAATAAAAATTTTAGCTAAAATTTTGCGCGCAAGGAGGTTTTTAAAAGGAAGTCTTGATTTGGATATTAAAGAAGCCACTTTTATAATAAATAACAACAAAATAGTAAATGTCATACAAAAACCAAGGTTGTTTTCTTATTCAATAATAGAAGAATTTATGTTGGCTGCGAATAAAGCTGTTGCCGACTACCTAAACAATAAAACAATTTTTTTGCGTAGGATACATGAAAAACCGCAAATAACCAAACTTTTGGATTTAAGCAATCAACTCAAAGAAATGGGTTATGCATTCCCTAAAAAACCAAATGCAAAAAAAATGCAAAAATTTATCTGGTCAATAGAGGAAACAAAAAGAAGCATTATATCAAAAATTATTTTAAAAAGCATGGAAAGGGCAGAATACTCACTAGAGGAAATCCCGCATTTTGCGCTTGGATTTGAAAACTATACACATTTTACATCACCCATTAGACGCTTTCCTGATTTAATAGTGCACAAAATACTTCAAGCTACATTGCTTAATAAAAAAAAATACTCATATAAAAAACTTGAAACCATAGTCAAACAAGTCCAAAAAAGAGAACTTGTAACAGAAGCTGCTGAATACTTTGCAAAAGATATAAAGCAAGCAAGACTTATTGAAAAGTATATCGGTAAAATTTTTAACGGTACAATTGTTTATATGGTAGAAAGTGGTATGTTTGTTGAACTAAAGGAAATATTTGCAGAAGGTTTTTTACCGTATAGTGCTTTGAAAGATGATTTTTATACATTTTTTCACCAAAAACAGTTGATCATTGGAAGAAAAACAAAAAATATTTTTAGGTTGGGGGATCCTATAAAAGTTAAACCTGTAAAAGTTGATATTTATGAAGGAAAAATAGATTTAGAGCTAGTATATAAGGAGTAAACATGAAAGTTTGTGTTAATATTGGTTTTGGTAATATTGTAAATAAAGAACGCGTAATTGCCATATTAAATCCAGATTCAACACCAATCAAAAAATTAAAAGATGAGTTTAAAAATACTGGTAAAATAATTGATGCTACAAAAGGGAAAAAAACACGCGCCATATTGATAACAGACTCAGGACATATTATAATGTCTGCAATTGCGCCCCAAACCTTGGCTGAGCGCATAAACGAGACATAGTGTTATGATTATTATTATTTCAAGCCCAAGTGGCGTGGGTAAAACAACAGTTGCAAAAGTACTTGAAAAATCAAATTTTGAGCGTATAGTAACCTATACTTCAAGACCAAAACGTCCAATTGAAACAGAAGGTGTTGATTATTATTTTATAGAAAAAGATAAATTTAATGAATTGGCTAAAGAAGGTTTTTTTGCAGAGTTTTCATTAGTGCATGATAATTTTTATGGGATATCAAAAGAATCTTTGAAGTCAAACTCCAAACATAAAATACTTACCATAGACGTTCAAGGTGCTTCTAAAATAAAGCAAATTATGCCTTCTGTTGTAACAATTTTCTTGCTTCCGCCTTCTTTCGAAGAATGGATGAAAAGAATAACCAAAACTCAAAGAAATAACCTTGATATTCGCTTAAAAAATGCTATAAAAGAATTGGACGAGGTGTGGAATTTCGAGTATGCAATTGTGAATTACTCAGTAGAAAAAACCGTTAAACAAATTCAAACAATAGTTTATTGCGAAGAAGTAAAATGTAAAGAAAATATAAAAAGTTTAATAAATGAGCTAAAGTCTAACATTAAGCGATATGAGGAGGATTAATGGAAACAACCGTTGAGCTTGTATATAAGGCGTTAGAACACATTGAAAGTAAATATGCTTTAGTAAAAGCAGCAGCAATTAGAACCCATGCACTCTATAGAGGAGATAAACCTCTTATAAATATTAAACCAAATACACATAAAAATACTGTTATAGCATTAAAAGAAATAGCTCAAGGATATTGGAGTATAAAATAGAACCAGAAATTGAGATTGCTTATAAAGATTTAATAGAAACTATAAAAGATGCATGTCTAAAGCAACAAAAGATTAATTTTAATTTTGAGATTATAAATAAAGCTTTTTTGTTTGCCTACGAAAAGCACAAAACTCAAAAGCGTGCTTCAAATGAAAGTTACATTATCCACCCAATTAATACAGCAAAAATTGTAACCAGACTGATATTAGATGAAAATACAATAGCAGCTGCTCTATTACACGATGTTTTAGAAGACACACAAACAAAAGAAGAAGAAATAGAAAATGCTTTTGGATCTGATATATTGATGCTAGTTAAAGCATTAACTAAAATTGAATCTTTACAATACAAAAGTGTTGAACAAAAACAAGCGGATAATTTTAGAAAACTTCTAATCTCAATTGCAAATGATCTAAGGGTTATTCTTATAAAACTGGCAGACAGATTACACAATATGCGTACCATTGTTTATTTAAATGAAGAAAAAAGACAAAGAATAGCCCGTGAAACACTTGATATCTATGCACCTATGGCCCATAGACTTGGAATATACTGGCTTAAAAGTGAACTTGAAGACAGAAGCTTTGAAATTATAGATTATAAAACTTATAATAAAATAAAATCTTACCTCGAGAATATTTTGGAAAAAAAAGAAGAATACATAAGATTTATAGAAAATTCTTTAAAGGAAGATTTATTGCAAAACAATATTAAATGCGAAGTTAATGGACGAGTAAAACACATATACAGTATATATACAAAAATGCAAAGAAAAAATGTTGATCTTGATAGTATTTATGATTTTGTAGCTTTTAGAATCATAACAGACACAGAAAGAGATTGCTACAATGCATTGGGTGTTGTGCACAAGCTTTACAAACCCCTACCAAATCGTTTTAAAGACTACATTGCTCTTCCCAAGCAAAATATGTACCAATCACTACACACAACTGTATTTGGTCCGGGTGATGTCATACTTGAAATCCAGATTAGAACAAAGAAAATGCATGAAATAAACGAAGAAGGTTTGGCTGCTCATTGGCGCTACAAAGAAGGCAAAAAATTTAACCTAAATGATAAAATGTTTGTGTGGCTAAGAAAACTCCTTGAAAATACACAAAGTGAAAGTTCACAGGAATTTCTAAGAAACATGAAAAATGATTTGGAAAGTGGCGAAATATACGTATTTACACCTGCTGGCGATTTAAAAGTTCTACCTAGAGGTTCAACCTGTGTTGACTTTGCATATGAAATTCATACTCAAATTGGAGATATGTGTACAGGTGCTAAAGTTAATAATAAAATAGTGCCTCTAAGGCATGAATTGCAAAGTGGTGATATTGTAGAAATCCTAACAAGCCCATCTCATAAGCCTTCAAGGGACNNNNNNNNNNACATCAAAGGCAAGAAACAAAATAAAACAAAGCGTAAGAGAATTAGAAAAACAAGAAATGGTTACAATAGGTAAAAATCTATTATCAAAAGAATTGTTAAGGCATAATATAACACTTACTTCCTATCTTAAGTCTAAAACTTTTAAAGATACGCTTTCTAGTTTAGGATTTGCAAAGGAAGATGACTTATTTGAAAATATAGGACTAAAAAAAATCAATCCCCAAAACCTGCTAAGCTCTTTAGAACCCCAAAAAGATACAAAGAAAAAAGAAATCGACGCTCAGGCAAAATCCGAATTTATGATTACTATTGACGGAACAAATAACTTTGATATAAAATTAGCAAAATGTTGCAGTCCTGTTGTAGGAGATGAAATTATTGGCTATATCTCAAAAAATGGCGTTATTATGATACATCGAATTGATTGTGAAAATATTGCAAAAATTGGCTATAATTCTGAGCGTCTTATTAAAGCTCAATGGCAAGAATCCAAAAAGAAAGTTAAAACAATCCTCACTGTACACGCAAAAGATACACTTGGTTTAATATCAAAAATTTCTTCTGCAATAGCAAATTTAAATATTAATATAACAGATTTTAAAATGAAAAAAAAATCAGAAAAAGACATATTTTTACTTGAGATAGAAGTATCAAGCATCAAAGAAATAAATGAATGCATAAGCGCACTATCAAAAGAACCGAGCATTATTAAAGTTGAACGAGGATTAAAAAAAGATTTTAGAAGAGGAGAATAATAAAATGACTAGCTTGTTAGGTAAACTTATTAATTACTTTTCAAATGACATAGCAATTGATCTTGGAACAGCAAACACAGTTGTTTATGCAAATGGCAAAGGTATTATACTAAACGAACCAAGTGTTGTTGCAGTAAAAAAAGAATCAAATGGTGTTGAAAAAGTATTGGCAGTAGGTAAAGAAGCTAAAGAAATGGTTGGTAGAACACCAGGTAATATTACAGCAATAAGACCTATGAAAGATGGAGTTATTGCAGATTTTGAAATAGCAGAGCGAATGATAAGGTATTTTATAAAGAAATCAAAGAATTCAAGAACAATATTTAAACCAAGAATTATAATAGCTGTACCTCATGGAATTACTCAAGTTGAAAAAAAGGCAGTAAAGGATGCAGCTAACGACGCAGGAGCAAGAGAAGTATACTTAATAGAAGAACCAATGAGTGCAGCAATTGGCGCTGGCCTTCCTGTCCAGGAAGCAATTGGTTCAATGATAGTAGATATTGGCGGCGGTACTACAGAAGTTGCCGTTATTTCGCTTGGCGGTATTGTAAATAGTGTTTCTATTAAATGTGGTGGTGATAGATTGGATGCAGCTATAGCCAGCTACATAAAGAAAAAATATTCTGTACTAATTGGCGAATCAAGCGCAGAAAATATTAAAATAAATTATGGAAGCGCTTATCCTCAAGAAAATGACAGCCAAAAAATATCAATTAAAGGCATTGATTTAATAACAGGCATACCAACCTCAATAGAAATTACGGTAGAAGAAATAAGAGATGCAATCAAAGAACCTATACAGTTAATTGTTAATGCTGTAAAAGATGCGCTTGAGCAAACTCCACCCGAACTTGCAAGTGATATTGTAGACAATGGTATTACTTTAACTGGCGGTGGATCTCAAATAAAAGGTTTGGATACACTTATTTCAAAAGAAACTGGTTTATCTGTAAAGGTTTTTGAACAACCGCTACTTGCTGTTGTATTAGGAGCTGGAAAAGTACTTGAAAATCTTGATTTTCTAAGTGAAGTTACAATTGAATGAAAAAACTTATTATATATGCTTTACTTGCTCTTATTCTTTCTCTTATAAATTACTATACAAATTTTAGTTTTTTTGTAGCAAAGAGTTTATTGTATATTGCAAATCCAGTTGAAACTCAAAGTTTTTATGCTTTAGATTTAATTTCAAATGTTGTAAAACAATATATAGTCTTGCAAAATACCCAAAAAGAAAATAAACATTTAAAAAATGAAGTCAATAAATTAAATTTAGAAAATAAAATTTTGCAAGCAAAACTTCGCAATATTGATACTGCCATTGCACCTAATTTAATAAAATGTCCATTTATATTTAAAGATTTTTCTGATATTAATTATATATATATAAAATCAAATGCGCCAGAAAAAGACATCCTTCATAAAACCGTAGTATCTCAAAAACTCAATTTAGTTGGAACAGTGGAATCAAAAGTAGGCAATCTCTATGCAGTAAAAACAATATTCAATAGTAATTTTGTAGCAGATTGTTTTATAGTAAACGACGGTAAATATTACAGAGGCATTTTTAAAGGTTCAATCAATCAGCCTAAGATAGAATTTTTAAATACACAAAGCCATATACAAAAAAATGATTTAGTAATAACATCTGGTTTGATAGGTAATATACCACCAAATATAAATATCGGTACAGTTGAAAAGATCTACGAAGTTAGGGGTTTTTACAAAGTCGCTTTGGTTAAAGTTGACAAAACATTTTTAAATGATAGTTTTGTTTTTGTGGTTAATTAAATGAAACTTTTGATTTTTGCTGTTATTTTTATTATTGCATGCGTATTTTCAATATTTAGTAGCTATATGTTTTTTATACCTTATAATGCTTTTTCTTTTTTAATAATTGCCATACTGGCCATATCAAACAATAAAAATTCTGTCTCTCAAAGCAACAATAAGCTTTATATTACGGCTTTTTTGGGAGGTTTTTTACTGGATAGTTTGCAACATAATACTATTTTTTATAATGCATTTATCTTTTCTTTAATAGTTTTTTTAAATGACCTTTCAAAAAATATGTTTGGATCTAAATTTGTGTATATTTTTATATTACTTATTACAATTTATGATGATTTGGCGTTAAAAACACCCGTTTTTGCCTCACTATTTAATTTTTTCTTACTCTTAGTTTTTTATCATATTACCAAAAGACTTCTGCAAATTGAGTATGCCAAGAAAGATTGATATCCCTGTATCAAAAAATTTTACCACAGCAAAAAATTACATTAAATTTATTTTACTTATAGCAACAATTATAATTATAGGCAGGTTATTTTATCTACAGGTTATAAACTATAACCAATATAATGAAATGGCAAAAAATAACTGTTTGCGACTTATTGGGATAAGACCGGCACGTGGCGAAATTTTAACTTCTGATAATTACATTATTGCATCAAACGAACCGTCATTCACATTGTATTTTACAAAAAATATTAAAACTGACCCAAAAGAAATAGATCTATTATCAAAAATCCTTAATGAACCTAAAGAAAAAATTGAAAAAAAAATTAACTCCATCAGCTACTTTTCAACTCAAATACTGGCAAATAATTTAAGTCATAATCAGGTTTTTGAAATATTATCACACAAAAATACATTAAAAAATGTTGATGTTGAAATAGAACCAAAAAGGGTTTACCTTGGAAACCCATATATTTACGCAAGCGTTGTAGGATATATTCAAGAAGCCAATCAAGAAGACATTAAAAAAGGTGCAATTCCAGGCTCATATGTTGGGCAAATGGGCGTTGAAAAAATATTTAATAAACAGCTAGAAGGCGTTTGGGGCTATAAAGAAGTTGAACGCAATGTTTCCGGTACAACAGTAAAGGTTTTAGGCCAGCAAAATCCAATAAAAGGAGAAAATATACGATTAACCATAAACTATAAAGCTCAGCAAATAGCCTATGATGCACTTGGAAAATATAAAGGGGCAGTTGTTATTCTAAAAAGTAACGGTGATGTGTTAGCCCTGGTAAGCAAACCATCTTTTAATCCCAATGATTTTGTTAAAGGCATAAGTGAAACTGAGTGGAAACAATTACAAGAAGGTGATAAAATTTCCCTTTTTAATAGAGCTGTTCAGGGTGCATACCCTCCAGGCTCAACAATCAAACCTTTCTTAATTTTTGCTGCACTTCAAAAAGGCATTATAACGCCTGATACCTATTTATACTGCCCTTACGAAATTAAAATTGGCAAATATACTTTTAAAGATTGGAAACCGGGTGGTTTTGGCAAAATTAATCTATATACAGCTTTAGCTGGATCATCAGATGTTTTTATGTACCAGATAGGTATGAAATTGGGTATAAAAACTATTGATGAATATTTGCAGAAATTTGGGTTTGGTAAAAGTGTAGGTTTATTCGGGTATGAATCAAAAGGAATTATTGCTTCTCCAAAATACAAATATGAAATGTATCATACACCATGGTACTTAGGAGATACAATTACAAGTGCTATTGGTCAAGCTTACACGCTTGTTACGCCAATGCAGCTTGCTGTTGCATTTTCTATAATAGCAAATGATGGAATTGCCTATAAACCACGAATAAGTGATATCCAGCCCCATACGATTTTATACGACATTAAAAAAGGAAAAAAAAATTTTGAAATTATAAAAGATGCACTCGAGCTAACCGTATCAAGTCCAATTGGTACAGCACAGAATGCCTACATTCCAAACTTGACCATATGTGGCAAAACAGGCACAGCACAGGTTGTAACAAGCCAGCAACTAAATACATTACTTGTAAATAGCAACTGGGATTTAAATAAAATCAGAAAATATTTACCTCAAGCATGGTTTGCTTCATTTGCCCCCAAGCATCACCCTCAGATAATTATGGTAGTGTTTTTAGAACATGGCTACGATAGTTCCTATGCAGCAGCTGTTTCAAAAAAAATTTATGAGGGAATGTTAAAATACCATTTAATAGAACCTAATAAATAAGCTATAGAATTTTTTCATAAATACGGTAAGTTTTGTAATGTTCAGCATTCATTGATAAAATAGCTTTATTTATTTTATCATTANNNNNNNNNNCACCGCCTCTACCGTTTCTTTTTTCAACAACCTCAAAGCTTTTAAGATATAAAAGCAAATCAATACCTAACTTTCTATACTCCGGGATAATTCCAAGCGTAATAAGTCTATAATTATCAATTTTGGGTAATACTGAAATAATTGAAACCAAATTTAAAGGTGTTATAGAACCTTTTGCTTTCTTTAAAACATAATTAAAATCAGGTATAATTGCAGAGTAAGCACAAGGAACTCCATCTTTTTCTGCAATTATAACAAGTTCTGAGCTTACCAGATTTTTCATATCATTTGATAGGTAAAAAAATTCTTCTTTTGTTGGAGGTACAAATCCCCAGTTATTAGCCCAGGCTTTAGAGTATATATCCCATAAAATTTCTAAATCTCGTTCAAAGTGTTTTTTTGAAAGATTTCTTAAAGTAACATTGTATTTTTTTGCTATCTTTTTGCTTAGCTCTATGTACTTTTGATCAGGTTTGTTTGCTACGGATAAATAAAAAGCATATAGATCTTTTGCCTTTTTAAAGCCATAGTTTTCGAGTAATTCAATGTAATATTTAGGATTATAGGGCATCATATAAACCGGCTCTTGAAAGTAGCCTTCATACAATACTGCGCATGTATGGTTAAGCGAAGGGTTTGCAGGCCCTCTTATAGATTTTAAACCATTTTGTTTCAAATAATCGCTAGCAGCATCAAATAAAGCACCTGCAACTTCATTATCATTGATACATTCAAAAAAACCAAAAAACCCAACTTTATCTTTATGGTAATCATTGTGCCATTTGTTAACAATAGCGGCTATTCTTCCAAGTGTTTTGCCATCTTTCTTGTAAAGAAATAATTTTATCTTGGCATTTTTGTAAAATGGATTTTTTGGAACAAATAATTTTTTTTCTTCAAAACGCAACGGCGGGACCCAAAATTTATCTTTTTGGTATAACAAAAAAGGGAAATCAATAAATTCTTTTAACGAATTTGTACTATTTGCTTCGATAATCATATAACATCTAACTTTTTGCCTACTTTCGTAATTTTTTCAATAGCAAAGTCTATCTGGTCAAATGTATGCGTAGCCATCAGGCTTAACCTTATAAGAGCTTTGTTTTTTGGTACGGCAGGCGACACTACTGGATTAACAAATATACCTTCTTCAAAAAGCATTTTCCTATACTGCAGAACCTTTAAATCTTCGCCAACAAGCACAGGAATAATTGGTGTGCAACTTTGAAGTGTATCGAAACCTGCACTTTTTAAGCCGTTCCTCATGCGATTTGTATTTGCCCACAATTTTTCTATTAACTCAGGCTCACTTTGCATTATCTCCAGGCTTGCAAGTACAGCGGCACATGATGCTGGTGTTATGCTTGCAGAAAATATCAAACTTCGCGCAAAATGTTTTAGATAATCAATAACATAAGCATCTGCAGCAATAAAACCACCAAGTGAAGCAAAAGATTTACTAAATGTACCCATTATAATGTCTGTCTCATCTATCAAATTAAAATGACTTGCAGTACCAGAACCATTTTCACCAATTACACCAAAAGCATGTGCATCATCAACCATTACTCTGGCATTGTACTTTTTTTTAAGCTTTACAATTTCTGGCAAATTAGCAATATCTCCATCCATACTATAAATGCCATCTACTACAATAAGCTTGCCAGCATTTATATCAATGGACTGAAGTGTTTTTTCTAAAGATTGCATATCGTTATGCAAAAAGCGCTTTACTTCACCAAACGACAGCTTTGTACCATCAACTATACTGGCATGGTCAGATTTATCTATGATAACATAATCATCCTTACCAACAAGACCAGCAATAGCGCCTAAATTTGCCTGAAAACCTGTAGAAAAAAGTACTGCTTTTTCTTTTTTTGTAAATTTTGCAAGTTTTTCTTCAAGTTCTATGTGAATATCCAATGTTCCATTTAAAAAACGAGACCCAGCACAACCCGTGCCATATTTTTTTATTGCATCAATTGCTGCTTGTTTAACTTTAGGATGAACGGTTAAACCTAAATAACTATTAGAACCAAGCATTAAT is a genomic window of Desulfurella sp. containing:
- the gmk gene encoding guanylate kinase, with the protein product MIIIISSPSGVGKTTVAKVLEKSNFERIVTYTSRPKRPIETEGVDYYFIEKDKFNELAKEGFFAEFSLVHDNFYGISKESLKSNSKHKILTIDVQGASKIKQIMPSVVTIFLLPPSFEEWMKRITKTQRNNLDIRLKNAIKELDEVWNFEYAIVNYSVEKTVKQIQTIVYCEEVKCKENIKSLINELKSNIKRYEED
- a CDS encoding DUF370 domain-containing protein; the protein is MKVCVNIGFGNIVNKERVIAILNPDSTPIKKLKDEFKNTGKIIDATKGKKTRAILITDSGHIIMSAIAPQTLAERINET
- a CDS encoding RelA/SpoT family protein; its protein translation is MEYKIEPEIEIAYKDLIETIKDACLKQQKINFNFEIINKAFLFAYEKHKTQKRASNESYIIHPINTAKIVTRLILDENTIAAALLHDVLEDTQTKEEEIENAFGSDILMLVKALTKIESLQYKSVEQKQADNFRKLLISIANDLRVILIKLADRLHNMRTIVYLNEEKRQRIARETLDIYAPMAHRLGIYWLKSELEDRSFEIIDYKTYNKIKSYLENILEKKEEYIRFIENSLKEDLLQNNIKCEVNGRVKHIYSIYTKMQRKNVDLDSIYDFVAFRIITDTERDCYNALGVVHKLYKPLPNRFKDYIALPKQNMYQSLHTTVFGPGDVILEIQIRTKKMHEINEEGLAAHWRYKEGKKFNLNDKMFVWLRKLLENTQSESSQEFLRNMKNDLESGEIYVFTPAGDLKVLPRGSTCVDFAYEIHTQIGDMCTGAKVNNKIVPLRHELQSGDIVEILTSPSHKPSRD
- a CDS encoding rod shape-determining protein, encoding MTSLLGKLINYFSNDIAIDLGTANTVVYANGKGIILNEPSVVAVKKESNGVEKVLAVGKEAKEMVGRTPGNITAIRPMKDGVIADFEIAERMIRYFIKKSKNSRTIFKPRIIIAVPHGITQVEKKAVKDAANDAGAREVYLIEEPMSAAIGAGLPVQEAIGSMIVDIGGGTTEVAVISLGGIVNSVSIKCGGDRLDAAIASYIKKKYSVLIGESSAENIKINYGSAYPQENDSQKISIKGIDLITGIPTSIEITVEEIRDAIKEPIQLIVNAVKDALEQTPPELASDIVDNGITLTGGGSQIKGLDTLISKETGLSVKVFEQPLLAVVLGAGKVLENLDFLSEVTIE
- the rpoZ gene encoding DNA-directed RNA polymerase subunit omega, coding for METTVELVYKALEHIESKYALVKAAAIRTHALYRGDKPLINIKPNTHKNTVIALKEIAQGYWSIK
- the mreC gene encoding rod shape-determining protein MreC, producing the protein MKKLIIYALLALILSLINYYTNFSFFVAKSLLYIANPVETQSFYALDLISNVVKQYIVLQNTQKENKHLKNEVNKLNLENKILQAKLRNIDTAIAPNLIKCPFIFKDFSDINYIYIKSNAPEKDILHKTVVSQKLNLVGTVESKVGNLYAVKTIFNSNFVADCFIVNDGKYYRGIFKGSINQPKIEFLNTQSHIQKNDLVITSGLIGNIPPNINIGTVEKIYEVRGFYKVALVKVDKTFLNDSFVFVVN
- a CDS encoding ribonuclease R family protein translates to MSKKHKNKKIYIKGLFKIEKTYYSIITDKNTYSIEKEFFDFSDKFAQDSDEVEALFIWAKHPKAKLLNVAKRYNKYVVGYIKKINSNYFFEPLKTKFLIKLSGKAEEGKLVKARIIQQKNTEFAEIVEVYSNSSLDDELIVIDKYSLPTEFSPEVEKELQSINEPNEEDFIGRSDFRNLRTITIDGADAKDFDDAIDVEFLKNGYRLYVHIADVSYYVKDNSAIEKSAFERGFSVYFPQNNIPMLPRKLSDDICSLVPDKDRLAFTVIIDFDKKGNRKSFNFTKSIIRNKNRLTYDFVENCLKGLADCEENLKSYLQKIKILAKILRARRFLKGSLDLDIKEATFIINNNKIVNVIQKPRLFSYSIIEEFMLAANKAVADYLNNKTIFLRRIHEKPQITKLLDLSNQLKEMGYAFPKKPNAKKMQKFIWSIEETKRSIISKIILKSMERAEYSLEEIPHFALGFENYTHFTSPIRRFPDLIVHKILQATLLNKKKYSYKKLETIVKQVQKRELVTEAAEYFAKDIKQARLIEKYIGKIFNGTIVYMVESGMFVELKEIFAEGFLPYSALKDDFYTFFHQKQLIIGRKTKNIFRLGDPIKVKPVKVDIYEGKIDLELVYKE
- a CDS encoding RelA/SpoT AH/RIS domain-containing protein: TSKARNKIKQSVRELEKQEMVTIGKNLLSKELLRHNITLTSYLKSKTFKDTLSSLGFAKEDDLFENIGLKKINPQNLLSSLEPQKDTKKKEIDAQAKSEFMITIDGTNNFDIKLAKCCSPVVGDEIIGYISKNGVIMIHRIDCENIAKIGYNSERLIKAQWQESKKKVKTILTVHAKDTLGLISKISSAIANLNINITDFKMKKKSEKDIFLLEIEVSSIKEINECISALSKEPSIIKVERGLKKDFRRGE